In Pseudoalteromonas translucida KMM 520, the following are encoded in one genomic region:
- the uvrA gene encoding excinuclease ABC subunit UvrA — translation MSSISKNATKPVNHTLQQQTHSISSAPEHCIQVRGARVHNLKNVDVDLPRNALIVFTGISGSGKSSLAFGTLFAESQRRYLDSVSPYARRLIDQVDEPDVDDINGLPPAVALQQQRGTPSVRSSVGSVTTISNTLRMLYSRAGDYPSGQSILYADAFSPNTPQGACTLCHGIGRVFAVTEKLLVPDDTKTIRERAIAAWPPAWQGQNLSRILVSLGYDIDTPWKLLPKKTRDWILFTDETPVVPVYPQYSKEQTRNAIEKNEKPSYMGTYSSAKRFILHSFATTQSPRTKKRVSQFMQISECPDCKGKKLKQQSLSVKFTGLDIGELSQLTLTELALRLRDIAKIKPAKNSPNREKAIVAQRIASDILARVEALTTLGLGYLSLQRTTPTLSAGELQRLRLATQIRSQLFGVVYVLDEPSAGLHPADTQALLGALDQLIAAGNSVFVVEHDVSVIKHADWIVDVGPDAGTHGGEVIYSGPISGLQGVAKSHTARFLFTADAITKHTCRQPQAWLKLAAIERNNLQKLDVEFPLGVMTTVTGVSGSGKSSLISQALVELVYDALGQKATLESPTDEAELLEQELEIPTGGQITDGMQHVKRLVNVDQKAIGRTPRSNLATYTGLFDHVRKLFASTNKSKARRYDMGRFSFNVKKGRCANCEGVGFVSVELLFLPSVYSPCQVCQGQRYNEQTLEVCYREKNIAQVLDLTVESARQFFIDEPQISRALDTLLQVGLGYLRLGQPATELSGGEAQRIKLATELQRTQRGDTLYVLDEPTTGLHPADIAMLMVQLNKLVDAGNTVIMVEHDMQVASNSDWVIDMGPSAGDHGGQIVAQGSPAQVAKSKTSQTAPFLLV, via the coding sequence ATGAGCAGTATCAGCAAAAACGCAACAAAACCTGTAAACCACACACTTCAACAGCAAACGCACAGCATTTCCAGTGCACCTGAGCACTGTATTCAGGTTCGGGGTGCGCGGGTTCACAATTTAAAAAATGTTGATGTAGACTTACCCCGCAACGCACTCATCGTTTTTACTGGTATATCGGGATCTGGAAAATCATCTCTCGCTTTTGGCACCTTGTTTGCCGAGTCACAACGCCGCTATCTCGATTCTGTATCGCCTTACGCGCGAAGATTAATTGACCAAGTAGATGAGCCCGATGTAGATGATATAAACGGCCTACCTCCTGCAGTAGCACTGCAACAACAACGAGGCACCCCATCGGTTCGCTCATCTGTGGGAAGTGTAACTACTATTTCTAATACCCTGCGAATGCTCTACTCTCGTGCAGGCGACTACCCTAGCGGTCAAAGTATACTCTACGCCGACGCATTTTCCCCTAACACTCCACAAGGTGCCTGCACCTTATGTCATGGTATTGGCCGAGTGTTTGCAGTAACAGAAAAGTTACTTGTACCTGATGATACAAAAACAATTCGCGAACGGGCCATAGCTGCATGGCCTCCTGCGTGGCAAGGACAAAACCTCAGCCGTATACTTGTCTCTCTTGGTTACGACATTGATACACCATGGAAATTACTCCCTAAAAAAACCCGCGATTGGATTCTATTTACCGACGAAACTCCCGTTGTACCTGTTTACCCGCAATACAGCAAAGAGCAAACTCGCAACGCCATTGAAAAAAATGAGAAGCCGAGTTACATGGGTACATACTCAAGTGCTAAACGTTTTATTTTGCACTCTTTTGCTACCACGCAAAGCCCGCGAACTAAAAAACGTGTATCACAGTTTATGCAAATTTCTGAATGCCCTGATTGCAAAGGTAAAAAATTAAAACAGCAATCCTTGTCGGTCAAGTTTACAGGCCTTGATATTGGTGAGTTATCCCAATTAACGCTAACAGAGCTAGCACTGCGACTACGTGATATTGCTAAGATAAAGCCAGCCAAAAATTCGCCTAATAGAGAGAAAGCAATTGTAGCTCAGCGAATTGCCAGCGACATTTTGGCCCGGGTAGAGGCACTAACAACACTTGGCTTAGGGTATCTGTCGTTGCAACGTACCACACCCACTTTATCTGCAGGCGAACTACAACGCTTACGACTAGCAACCCAAATTCGTTCACAACTATTTGGTGTGGTTTATGTTTTAGATGAACCCTCAGCAGGACTACATCCAGCAGATACCCAAGCATTGCTTGGGGCGCTTGATCAACTCATTGCAGCTGGTAACTCTGTATTTGTTGTAGAACACGATGTTAGCGTTATTAAACATGCCGATTGGATTGTTGATGTTGGCCCAGATGCTGGTACGCATGGCGGTGAAGTGATTTACAGCGGCCCTATTAGTGGTTTACAAGGCGTTGCTAAATCTCATACCGCTCGATTTTTGTTTACTGCAGACGCGATAACCAAACACACTTGCAGACAACCTCAAGCCTGGCTAAAGCTCGCAGCAATTGAGCGTAATAACTTACAAAAATTAGATGTTGAATTTCCACTGGGCGTGATGACAACCGTTACCGGAGTTTCTGGATCGGGTAAATCAAGCCTCATAAGTCAAGCTCTAGTGGAGCTGGTTTATGATGCGTTAGGACAAAAAGCTACTTTAGAGAGCCCAACTGACGAAGCCGAGTTACTCGAGCAAGAACTAGAAATTCCCACTGGCGGGCAAATTACAGATGGCATGCAGCACGTAAAACGTCTAGTAAATGTAGATCAAAAGGCAATTGGGCGTACACCCAGATCAAACCTCGCCACCTATACTGGCTTATTTGATCACGTCCGCAAATTATTTGCATCCACTAACAAGTCTAAAGCACGACGCTACGATATGGGCCGCTTTTCGTTCAACGTGAAAAAAGGCCGCTGTGCTAATTGTGAGGGTGTGGGGTTTGTTAGTGTTGAGCTGTTATTTTTGCCAAGTGTTTATTCACCGTGTCAAGTATGCCAAGGCCAGCGTTATAACGAGCAAACACTTGAAGTGTGTTATCGCGAAAAAAACATTGCTCAAGTACTCGATTTAACGGTTGAATCTGCACGTCAATTTTTTATAGATGAACCACAGATATCACGAGCTTTGGACACTTTGTTACAAGTAGGCCTAGGATATTTACGCCTCGGCCAGCCAGCAACCGAGTTATCTGGCGGCGAAGCCCAGCGTATTAAACTTGCAACCGAATTACAGCGCACACAACGCGGTGATACTCTTTATGTACTTGATGAGCCTACTACTGGCCTGCATCCAGCTGATATAGCAATGCTGATGGTGCAATTAAATAAGCTTGTAGATGCAGGTAACACCGTTATTATGGTCGAACATGATATGCAGGTTGCCAGTAATAGTGATTGGGTTATCGACATGGGCCCCAGCGCAGGTGATCATGGCGGACAAATAGTCGCTCAAGGCTCCCCTGCACAGGTCGCAAAGTCAAAAACCAGCCAAACGGCTCCCTTTTTATTAGTCTAA
- a CDS encoding DUF6058 family natural product biosynthesis protein, whose protein sequence is MRLSQYLTTHFYHTDELCQALNIDADKLEHWQQQSVFPKPSYCIKNQLSCSSYSGLYECEEYDDYYPRGCVNWGQGLIKQKIDSSSQAFNYFAQQYTASLTKLAQQGFEFNEELFSCEIEEHVQQVWQQFLCSKYGVLTQNGLIDEIVAVDIGRLVVDDITELRSKAGLDQDERAKLHPAIKLLNRALSHGADHEKQHTLRTRYIDTLILKYDLSIK, encoded by the coding sequence ATGCGTTTATCTCAGTACTTAACAACCCATTTTTATCATACCGACGAGCTATGCCAGGCACTCAATATTGATGCAGATAAGCTTGAGCATTGGCAACAGCAAAGTGTATTTCCTAAGCCTAGTTATTGTATTAAAAACCAACTAAGTTGCAGTTCATATTCGGGTTTGTACGAATGCGAAGAGTACGACGATTATTACCCTCGAGGTTGTGTAAACTGGGGGCAAGGGCTGATAAAGCAAAAAATTGATTCATCCAGCCAGGCATTTAATTACTTTGCCCAGCAATATACCGCTAGCTTAACCAAACTTGCTCAGCAAGGGTTTGAATTTAACGAAGAACTATTTAGTTGTGAAATAGAAGAACATGTACAACAAGTGTGGCAGCAATTTTTATGCAGCAAATATGGTGTGCTTACTCAAAATGGCTTAATAGACGAAATAGTGGCTGTTGATATAGGCCGACTGGTGGTTGATGACATAACCGAATTACGCAGTAAAGCGGGGTTAGATCAAGATGAGCGAGCAAAACTGCACCCCGCTATAAAGTTACTCAACCGGGCTTTGAGCCATGGTGCCGATCACGAAAAACAACACACACTTAGAACCCGCTATATAGATACCCTTATTTTAAAATACGACTTATCGATAAAGTAA
- the dapA gene encoding 4-hydroxy-tetrahydrodipicolinate synthase has translation MRSLEQIKQASLITAIKTPYLSSGEIDLATYDRLVELQIAAGVDGIVVGGTTGEGQLMNWEEHLMLIAHSVNKFSSKLVIVGNTGSNNTREAIKATKYGFASGMDAALQINPYYGRTSIAGVKEHLKRVLDIGPAFIYNVAGRTGQDLTPDIIEPLAKHEHFIGVKECGGNERIAHYEKQGIACWSGNDDESHDARHTHGAHGVISVSSNLMPELFRQLMDAPNAALNTSLQPLINWLFCEPNPIAINTALMMTEAVKPVFRLPYLPLNDAQQQQGEKLINQLSASDVVGGHARCINEQEFFLIS, from the coding sequence ATGCGCAGCCTAGAACAAATTAAACAAGCAAGTCTTATTACAGCAATTAAAACACCTTATTTATCGAGTGGCGAAATTGACCTTGCAACATACGATCGCCTTGTTGAGTTACAAATAGCAGCTGGGGTTGACGGTATCGTTGTAGGCGGCACTACCGGCGAAGGCCAGTTAATGAACTGGGAAGAGCACTTAATGCTCATAGCGCATAGCGTAAATAAGTTTAGCAGTAAGCTAGTAATTGTAGGTAATACGGGCAGTAATAATACCCGAGAAGCGATTAAAGCCACTAAATATGGTTTTGCCAGTGGTATGGATGCTGCTTTGCAAATTAACCCTTATTATGGGCGTACCTCTATTGCAGGTGTAAAAGAGCATTTAAAGCGTGTTCTTGATATTGGCCCCGCATTTATTTACAACGTAGCGGGGCGTACAGGACAAGACTTAACGCCTGATATTATTGAGCCATTAGCAAAGCACGAACATTTTATTGGTGTTAAAGAGTGCGGTGGTAACGAACGTATAGCTCATTATGAGAAGCAAGGCATAGCGTGTTGGTCGGGTAATGATGATGAAAGCCACGATGCTCGTCATACTCATGGCGCTCATGGGGTTATTTCGGTCAGCTCTAATCTTATGCCAGAATTATTTCGCCAGTTAATGGATGCGCCTAATGCTGCGCTAAATACGTCATTACAACCATTAATAAATTGGTTGTTTTGCGAGCCAAATCCAATTGCGATTAATACTGCACTCATGATGACTGAGGCAGTTAAACCGGTATTTAGATTACCTTATTTACCCCTTAACGACGCGCAGCAACAGCAAGGTGAAAAGTTGATTAATCAGCTAAGCGCAAGTGATGTTGTTGGTGGCCATGCTCGCTGCATAAATGAACAAGAATTCTTTTTAATATCATAG
- a CDS encoding beta-ketoacyl synthase chain length factor: MKFVVEQLATWIQPEQRQIESDHWYDNSPITLDWVAPMQRRRMTRFSKMVLHSAQQVSSADQHTNLSAVFSSRHGDLHKTANLLVDIVNQQPLSPTGFGLSVHNAAAGLFSIIKSNTCAMNAIAAGAESFMCAIVEAYIRLVDSNEQYMLVVHSDETLPDIYNQFADELQITHSIAMIVRLAQANEPCFSLNKVLNSATKNSNLPMSLQGAKALHDKKSAILTHTTLAHHWQLTYHD, from the coding sequence GTGAAATTTGTTGTTGAACAACTCGCTACATGGATCCAGCCAGAACAGCGACAAATAGAAAGCGATCATTGGTATGATAACTCGCCTATAACGCTTGATTGGGTTGCACCTATGCAACGCCGGCGTATGACTCGTTTTAGCAAAATGGTATTACACAGTGCCCAGCAAGTAAGTAGCGCAGATCAGCATACTAATTTATCTGCGGTGTTTTCATCGCGCCACGGGGACTTGCATAAAACAGCCAATTTATTAGTTGATATAGTTAACCAGCAACCATTATCGCCCACAGGTTTTGGCCTGAGTGTACACAATGCCGCTGCCGGACTCTTTAGTATTATAAAAAGTAATACCTGTGCAATGAATGCTATTGCAGCAGGGGCTGAGAGTTTTATGTGTGCAATTGTAGAAGCCTACATTCGTCTTGTTGATAGCAATGAGCAGTACATGTTAGTAGTCCATAGCGATGAAACCCTCCCCGATATATATAACCAATTTGCTGACGAGCTACAAATTACTCATTCCATTGCTATGATAGTGCGCCTTGCTCAAGCAAATGAGCCGTGCTTTAGTTTAAATAAAGTACTTAACTCTGCTACAAAAAATAGTAACTTACCAATGAGCCTGCAAGGTGCTAAAGCCCTGCACGATAAAAAAAGTGCGATATTAACCCACACTACACTGGCTCATCATTGGCAACTTACCTACCATGATTAA
- a CDS encoding lysophospholipid acyltransferase family protein produces MIKHIIRITGLCWRVLATGVCFSVFGIGGLVLTLVVFPLQNVLEADINTRKNRARATVHYCFKFFVGLMHHTGVIRFNIKDKAQLANLSGKLVLANHPSLIDVVVLISVIKNADCVVKAHLFKNPFMRGVIKSTGYISNEDPEGLLRECERSISKGNNLIVFPEGTRSQPHTALKFKRGAANIALRCNAPIATVLIKMQPNTLTKGTPWYKVAPYQAHFSLQLASKQFNSNLAYVSDTPAIQSRHLTNSLQHYFTEELSNL; encoded by the coding sequence ATGATTAAACACATTATAAGAATAACAGGGCTTTGTTGGCGTGTGCTTGCAACCGGTGTTTGTTTTAGCGTGTTTGGCATAGGTGGTTTAGTACTAACATTAGTGGTTTTTCCGCTGCAAAACGTATTAGAAGCAGATATAAACACCCGTAAAAACAGAGCAAGAGCGACAGTACATTACTGTTTTAAATTTTTTGTTGGGTTAATGCATCACACAGGCGTTATTCGTTTTAATATTAAAGACAAAGCCCAGCTTGCCAATTTAAGCGGAAAATTAGTACTTGCTAATCACCCCTCTTTAATTGATGTGGTTGTGCTTATATCTGTGATTAAAAATGCAGATTGCGTAGTGAAAGCCCATTTATTTAAAAACCCATTTATGCGTGGTGTAATTAAAAGTACTGGCTATATAAGTAACGAAGATCCAGAGGGGTTATTACGTGAATGTGAGCGCAGTATTAGTAAAGGAAATAACTTAATCGTTTTTCCTGAAGGCACACGTTCACAGCCCCATACGGCACTTAAGTTTAAACGAGGAGCGGCCAATATAGCCCTTAGGTGCAATGCGCCAATCGCTACAGTATTAATAAAAATGCAGCCAAATACCTTAACCAAGGGTACACCTTGGTATAAAGTAGCGCCTTATCAAGCGCACTTTAGCTTGCAGCTGGCCAGCAAGCAGTTTAACAGTAACCTGGCTTATGTTAGTGACACACCCGCTATACAATCTCGGCATTTAACTAATAGCTTACAACATTATTTTACAGAAGAACTGAGCAATTTATGA
- a CDS encoding phosphopantetheine-binding protein, translating to MTELKVQIKQLIISSLDLEDMTTADIADDEALFVDGLGLDSIDALELGLAIKKQFDVKIDANSEQTKAHFASVNSLANFIEQARS from the coding sequence ATGACTGAATTAAAAGTACAAATTAAACAATTAATTATATCTAGCCTTGATCTAGAAGATATGACAACTGCAGACATTGCTGATGATGAAGCATTATTTGTTGATGGTTTAGGGCTCGATAGCATAGATGCATTAGAACTTGGTTTGGCAATAAAAAAACAATTTGATGTGAAAATAGATGCCAATTCAGAGCAAACAAAAGCGCATTTTGCCTCGGTGAATTCTTTAGCAAACTTTATAGAACAAGCACGTTCTTAA
- a CDS encoding acyl carrier protein: MKTAAEIYDVLHGILENDFEIDPADINLEANLYQDLDLDSIDAVDLVVKLREITGKKIDPDAFKQVRTVQNVVSEIEKLVN; encoded by the coding sequence ATGAAAACCGCTGCTGAAATTTATGATGTATTACACGGCATTTTAGAAAACGATTTTGAGATAGACCCAGCCGATATAAACCTAGAGGCTAACTTATATCAAGACCTTGATTTAGACAGCATTGACGCTGTTGACTTGGTAGTAAAACTAAGAGAAATCACCGGTAAAAAAATTGATCCTGATGCATTTAAACAAGTACGTACTGTGCAAAATGTAGTTAGCGAAATAGAAAAACTCGTTAACTAA
- a CDS encoding AMP-binding protein codes for MFSTFQSKIFQSNNVSVCFNHENKAVTQRQFVSDVNRLLAKYSPATAPTSVVLYSTNTYKFAVSLMALTLRGCTVILPPNGQPETLKALLQQTPCFLGDSELVEPLGIDLINIENLPDQPGFFPLAQLVWPKEGNLVFYTSGSTGKAKPIVKSWQTINKELSILSSSYALKCMPMFIASVSHQHIYGLLFRLLWPLSTGHVVDTDLLHYPEHIAAKLKGAKQVVLISSPAQLKRLCADNVLIEQKSHLQWIFSSGGPLANEDAVSLFSQLNKPITQVFGSTETGGIGYRQVTSLENVSSWQPFSGIKMSVGTDDRLFLNSPLVNHKDYSLDDRGLVLKNGQFKLLGRLDRIIKLEEKRLSLDELEHHLASSEWVNDVKVIVLPGARQVIGAVVVLSQQGVKHLQSESKLATNKLLKEHALTRFERICTPKKWRFIEQLPYNSQAKLNLKALEHLFDKVD; via the coding sequence GTGTTTAGTACATTTCAAAGTAAAATATTTCAAAGTAATAATGTTAGTGTGTGCTTTAATCATGAAAATAAGGCAGTGACGCAACGCCAGTTTGTTAGCGATGTTAATCGGCTATTAGCTAAGTATTCACCGGCCACAGCACCCACATCTGTAGTGTTATATAGCACTAATACTTATAAGTTTGCGGTAAGCTTAATGGCACTCACCTTGCGCGGTTGCACGGTTATATTGCCACCCAATGGCCAACCCGAAACACTCAAAGCCTTACTACAGCAAACGCCTTGTTTTTTAGGTGACTCAGAACTTGTTGAGCCACTGGGTATTGACCTAATTAATATAGAAAACTTGCCCGATCAACCTGGCTTTTTTCCTTTAGCGCAACTTGTTTGGCCCAAAGAAGGGAACTTGGTGTTCTACACCTCGGGATCAACAGGTAAAGCTAAGCCAATTGTAAAGTCGTGGCAAACAATTAACAAAGAGCTGAGCATTTTATCAAGCAGTTATGCGTTAAAATGTATGCCAATGTTTATTGCTAGCGTATCGCATCAGCATATTTACGGGCTGTTATTTAGGTTGTTGTGGCCGCTTAGTACCGGACATGTCGTTGATACCGATTTACTGCACTACCCAGAACATATAGCCGCCAAGCTCAAGGGCGCTAAACAAGTGGTGTTAATTTCTAGCCCCGCACAGCTAAAACGATTATGCGCAGACAACGTATTAATTGAACAAAAATCTCATTTACAATGGATATTTTCATCAGGTGGGCCACTGGCAAACGAAGATGCAGTATCGCTATTCAGCCAGTTAAATAAACCAATAACACAAGTGTTTGGCAGTACCGAAACCGGTGGTATAGGGTATCGACAAGTTACCTCGCTTGAAAACGTGAGCTCGTGGCAGCCGTTTTCAGGTATAAAAATGAGTGTTGGCACAGACGATAGGCTCTTTTTAAATTCACCGCTAGTGAACCACAAAGATTACTCGCTTGACGATAGAGGTTTGGTGCTTAAAAACGGTCAATTTAAACTGCTTGGTCGATTAGACCGCATCATAAAGTTAGAAGAAAAGCGCCTCAGTTTAGACGAACTAGAACACCACTTAGCAAGCAGTGAGTGGGTAAACGACGTTAAAGTAATTGTATTACCTGGGGCAAGGCAAGTAATAGGTGCGGTAGTTGTGCTTAGCCAGCAAGGGGTAAAACATTTACAAAGTGAAAGTAAATTAGCCACTAATAAGCTTTTAAAAGAGCATGCACTAACGCGTTTTGAGCGCATTTGTACGCCTAAAAAGTGGCGTTTTATAGAGCAGTTACCTTATAACAGCCAAGCTAAATTAAACTTAAAAGCATTGGAGCACCTTTTTGACAAAGTTGATTAA
- a CDS encoding thioester dehydrase: protein MTKLIKTQPQLLKCEQTEQGYQLSLFVPKDLDYFNGHFKDGPILAGVVQLDWAIAAICKQYNIQFAVKNVEVLKFQVVITPGLTMVLAIEQKALNKYVFSYRSAKGQHASGRIVFESVA from the coding sequence TTGACAAAGTTGATTAAAACGCAGCCGCAACTACTTAAATGTGAGCAAACCGAGCAAGGTTATCAATTAAGTTTATTTGTGCCCAAGGATTTAGATTACTTTAATGGCCATTTTAAAGACGGCCCTATTTTAGCAGGCGTAGTGCAGCTAGATTGGGCGATTGCTGCAATTTGTAAGCAGTATAATATTCAATTCGCAGTAAAAAATGTCGAAGTGCTAAAGTTTCAGGTGGTGATTACTCCGGGCCTTACTATGGTATTAGCCATAGAGCAAAAAGCGCTTAATAAGTATGTGTTTTCTTATCGCTCGGCTAAGGGACAACACGCGTCTGGGCGGATTGTTTTTGAAAGTGTTGCTTAA
- a CDS encoding glycosyltransferase family 2 protein, translated as MNKFCIVIPNYNHTSVIAAVLTSLTEYNLPIIMVDDASNDAAKTVFSALAQQHPLLTIVTHAHNQGKGGAVQSGLHYAYQQGYSHAIQVDADGQHNLADLAQLLRLSNANPQALVSCCPIYDASVPKHRYLARYLTHVWVWIETLSFEIVDSMCGFRVYPLGACEKLLKEVKLGKRMDFDPEILVRLYWRNVPFIFLPSQVIYPENGLSHFQPLHDNVRISWLHTRLFFGMLVRSPWLIAHKVKRRYGR; from the coding sequence ATGAATAAGTTTTGTATAGTGATTCCAAACTACAATCATACCTCAGTGATAGCGGCGGTATTAACCAGCCTAACTGAATATAACTTACCAATTATTATGGTTGATGATGCAAGTAATGATGCAGCTAAAACAGTGTTTTCTGCACTTGCACAGCAGCATCCGTTACTTACAATTGTTACCCATGCGCACAACCAAGGTAAAGGTGGGGCGGTTCAAAGCGGTTTGCATTATGCGTATCAGCAAGGGTATTCCCATGCTATTCAAGTTGATGCCGACGGCCAACATAATTTGGCCGATTTAGCGCAGCTTTTGCGCCTGTCAAACGCCAATCCACAGGCATTAGTAAGCTGTTGCCCAATATACGACGCTTCAGTGCCTAAGCATCGCTATTTAGCACGGTACTTAACCCATGTGTGGGTATGGATTGAAACTCTCAGCTTTGAAATTGTTGACTCTATGTGTGGTTTTAGAGTGTATCCGCTGGGTGCCTGCGAAAAACTGTTAAAAGAAGTTAAGCTGGGCAAGCGGATGGATTTTGATCCTGAAATATTAGTGCGTTTATATTGGCGTAATGTGCCGTTTATATTTTTACCTAGCCAAGTGATCTATCCAGAAAATGGGCTTTCTCACTTTCAGCCATTGCACGACAACGTGCGTATTTCTTGGCTGCATACGCGATTGTTTTTTGGTATGTTAGTGCGCTCGCCTTGGCTAATAGCACACAAAGTAAAGAGACGTTATGGCCGTTAA
- a CDS encoding acyltransferase, with protein sequence MAVKHWSKMQERGNYLGIQTLLFTHKILGRKGLWLILFPVVVYLFITGRVARAASKQFLQQVNLYTGTGQSVTLKQQLKHFCSFADSAFDKIDGWLGRISLSDIEYTNEHLFSQLNEQRQGAIFIGSHLGNLEVCRALSQHRSGKVINVLVFTHHAVEFNKMLKKINPNVVVNLIQVTDLGPGLAILLKEKIEQGEIIVIVGDRTSTTTAARSVQVPFLDKPAPFSQGPFILAALLDCPVYFLFCLKDKKINKYHVIFEQYSNSLKMPRTQRQAILNQVITDYAQRLGHYAAQYPYQWFNFYDFWQSDQQVARDQAKEK encoded by the coding sequence ATGGCCGTTAAACATTGGTCTAAAATGCAAGAGCGCGGTAATTATTTAGGCATTCAAACCCTGCTATTTACACATAAAATACTGGGCCGCAAAGGGCTGTGGCTAATTTTGTTTCCTGTGGTGGTGTATCTTTTTATTACCGGTAGGGTTGCCCGTGCTGCTTCAAAACAGTTTTTACAGCAAGTTAATTTGTACACCGGCACTGGGCAAAGCGTGACACTTAAGCAGCAACTAAAGCACTTTTGCAGTTTTGCCGACAGCGCCTTTGATAAAATAGATGGTTGGCTTGGGCGTATTAGCTTAAGTGATATTGAATATACCAACGAGCATTTATTTAGCCAATTAAATGAGCAACGCCAAGGGGCTATTTTTATTGGCTCGCATTTGGGTAATTTAGAAGTCTGCCGAGCGCTTAGCCAACATCGCAGTGGCAAAGTTATTAACGTGCTGGTGTTTACTCACCATGCAGTAGAGTTTAATAAAATGCTGAAAAAAATTAACCCCAACGTAGTGGTTAATTTAATTCAAGTAACCGATTTAGGCCCAGGTTTAGCTATTTTATTGAAAGAAAAAATTGAGCAAGGCGAAATTATTGTTATTGTTGGCGATCGCACCAGTACCACCACTGCCGCGCGTTCTGTGCAAGTGCCTTTTTTAGACAAGCCAGCCCCGTTTTCGCAAGGGCCTTTTATTTTAGCTGCATTACTTGATTGCCCAGTTTATTTTTTATTTTGTTTAAAAGATAAGAAAATCAATAAGTACCACGTAATATTTGAGCAATACAGCAACAGCTTAAAAATGCCCCGCACCCAACGACAGGCAATTTTAAACCAAGTTATTACAGACTATGCGCAGCGTTTAGGTCACTATGCGGCGCAATATCCTTATCAATGGTTTAATTTTTACGATTTTTGGCAAAGTGATCAGCAAGTCGCCCGCGATCAAGCAAAGGAGAAATAG